From Leopardus geoffroyi isolate Oge1 chromosome B4, O.geoffroyi_Oge1_pat1.0, whole genome shotgun sequence, a single genomic window includes:
- the RTL6 gene encoding retrotransposon Gag-like protein 6: protein MVQPQTSKAETPASAASTNAQMDDVIDTLTSLRLTNSALRREASTLRAEKANLTNMLESVMAELTLLRTRARIPGALQITPPISAITSNGTRPMTTPPTSLPEPFSGDPGQLAGFLMQMDRFMIFQASRFPGEAERVAFLVSRLTGEAEKWAIPHMQPDSPLRNNYQGFLAELRRTYKSPLRHARRAQIRKTSASNRAVRERQMLCRQLAATGTGPCPVHPASNGTSPAPALPTRARNL, encoded by the coding sequence ATGGTCCAACCCCAGACATCAAAAGCTGAAACCCCAGCCTCGGCCGCGTCTACCAATGCCCAGATGGATGACGTCATCGACACCCTGACCTCCCTGCGCCTCACCAACTCTGCGCTGAGGCGGGAGGCCTCCACCCTGCGGGCAGAGAAGGCCAATCTCACCAACATGCTGGAGAGCGTGATGGCAGAGCTGACCTTGTTACGCACCAGGGCCCGGATTCCGGGGGCCCTGCAGATCACCCCGCCCATCTCGGCGATTACCTCCAACGGGACCCGACCGATGACCACGCCTCCAACCTCCCTGCCCGAGCCCTTCTCCGGAGACCCGGGCCAGCTGGCAGGGTTCTTGATGCAAATGGACAGGTTCATGATCTTCCAGGCCTCCCGCTTCCCAGGCGAGGCCGAGCGCGTGGCGTTCCTTGTGTCCCGGCTGACCGGGGAGGCGGAGAAGTGGGCGATCCCCCACATGCAACCCGACAGCCCCTTGCGAAACAACTATCAGGGATTCCTGGCAGAGTTGCGGAGAACCTACAAGTCTCCACTGCGGCATGCGCGGCGCGCCCAAATCCGGAAGACTTCTGCCTCTAACCGGGCCGTGCGGGAGCGGCAGATGCTGTGCCGCCAGCTGGCTGCCACGGGCACGGGGCCCTGCCCCGTGCACCCAGCCTCCAACGGGACCAGCCCAGCTCCGGCCCTGCCCACCCGAGCCCGGAACCTTTAA